The Euphorbia lathyris chromosome 8, ddEupLath1.1, whole genome shotgun sequence genome has a window encoding:
- the LOC136202845 gene encoding uncharacterized protein yields the protein MENRIGSSHEAEIPKKSRSLDLKSLYQSKGSKEAQIKNLKRKGGADVIGVEKRHEKKKSRKAVSISSFRKANGNGSKSLEEVYNGSLSSASHDSKDSKLGLNHRLNDSSGFSSISQTLEGGFTKIPRRKRGFVGRKKVQNADQVLKAAGQSSANLDNVDQVGKSTGKQVESLKAKQTGSDDPEEKRNDEVNSCRHFEEKDGTAGHLALKSTDSSLEKPNTGHSVDNIGNSSLKKSHRKRSRKKKDLVAVGKGVVKHVEPSTDTTVRNSNHLRDDDEENLEENAARMLSSRFDPSCTGFSSNTKASALSSTDGLSFLLSSDHEFVAHGSNYVSGSESVDIAGRVLRPRNQNREKGNSRKRRHYYEVFSGNLDAYWVLNRRIKVFWPLDQSWYYGLVSGYDKLKKLHHVRYDDRDEEWIDLQNERFKLLLLPSEVPGKPQRKRSATREKFSNEEKGKSKLSKEKKDLNIEDDSYLGNYMDSEPIISWLTRSTHRAKSSPHHALKKQKTSGLSTPVASSLPDEAEAVRHKCAGGGSLKQDNNNLSGSYAIPDKFSGGGGSTEVCHEEAKLCKDEKFRLVYQRRRFRNASTHPLRGNNLSTGVLESDGSLCPVVLLSGASEKQDFFLGGLDPDRNVERLGCVKTFWLTDVSGLLKLNPELVESRQFRLEFSLAVPFISNHSFVADHSWFFHAVFLLHYGTLITTWPRVQLEMLFVDNIVGLRFLIFEGCLKRAIAFVLQVLAVFHQPTEQGKFADLQLPVTSMKFKFSCIEDIRKQLVFAFYNFSEVKTSKWVHLDYTLRRHCLLVKQLPLSECTYDNVKALQIGSSQLLTSSVYRDPIRTKGSIRKSRHTSLMRVSREPTHANTSLPSNSDKTIRWFPPFALSFAAAPTFFLGLHLKLLIEHRATFNFQCTTEHQENSGSLLADDCSSVEDCSNRGSENTPYDFRASLRDTDCNECISCVKKDAHAIGVSVSGNCWRKPPSNHQNGDVTVEASAISKDHAELGSDAVASLKKWQLLHSETEKNDVSPKSSVHESSIGSQSLLNSLTVEISSVNQFDKHVEKESHGAPQSVDLSWNMNGGVIPSPNPTARRSTWHRNRSTSTSFGYLAHGWSEGRGDLLQNNFSNGPKKPRTQVSYALPFGGLDYGSKNKSHFQKGIPNKRIRTANEKRSLEVSRGSGKNLEMLSCEANVLITLGDRGWRESGVQIVLELFDHEWKLAVKLSGTTRYTYKAHQFLQPGSTNRYTHAMMWKGGKDWILEFADRSQWALFKEMHEECYNRNIRAALVKNIPIPGVRLIEDNDENGIEVPFIRSSKYFQQLETDVELGLDPSRVLYDMDSDDEEWILKNQTSFEVAIGSPHKILEEMFEKTMDLFEKAAYSQQREQFTSEEIEELIAGAGPMRAINIIYEYWQQKRHKSGMPLIRHLQPPLWEKYQQQVREWELTMSKSNTVPPNGYHEKFAPTEKPPMFAFCLKPRGLEVPNKGLKQRSQRKISVSVHGNTFSGYHDAFQSYGRRLNGFASGDEKFMYQGHNFESLDDSPLPQISPRYFSPREAGGKGYFSISDRYDRYDRDHIQKLHRRKTKKPGAFIFTNDTQMHATYNQRMFDKRNRYSQWNVESSEWASQRHHYYLDGPSCLGHEQFDGSDLDEFRMRDATGAAQHALNVAKFKRDKAQRLLYRADLAIHKAVVALMTADAIKASSGDSNGDG from the exons ATGgaaaatagaataggaagttcTCATGAAGCGGAAATTCCTAAGAAATCGAGATCCTTGGATCTCAAGAGCCTTTACCAATCCAAGGGTTCTAAAGAGGCTCAAATTAAGAACTTGAAGAGAAAGGGTGGTGCAGATGTTATTGGTGTTGAGAAGAGGCACGAGAAGAAGAAGAGTAGAAAAGCTGTATCCATCAGTAGTTTCAGAAAAGCTAATGGCAATGGTAGTAAGAGTTTGGAGGAAGTATATAATGGTAGTTTGAGTTCGGCTTCACATGATTCGAAGGATTCTAAGTTGGGGTTGAATCATCGGTTGAATGATAGTAGCGGGTTTAGTAGCATTTCACAAACTTTAGAGGGTGGCTTTACCAAAATCCCTAGGCGCAAAAGGGGTTTTGTGGGGCGAAAAAAGGTCCAGAATGCGGATCAAGTGTTGAAGGCTGCAGGACAGTCTAGTGCTAACCTGGACAATGTCGATCAGGTTGGTAAATCAACAGGCAAGCAGGTTGAATCTTTGAAGGCTAAGCAGACAGGGTCGGACGATCCAGAAGAAAAGAGAAATGATGAAGTTAATTCATGTAGGCATTTTGAAGAAAAAGATGGGACTGCTGGTCATTTGGCTTTAAAAAGTACAGATTCATCTTTGGAGAAACCTAATACTGGCCATTCTGTTGACAATATTGGTAATTCATCTCTGAAAAAATCACACAGAAAGAGGAGTAGGAAAAAAAAGGATTTGGTAGCAGTTGGCAAAGGTGTTGTGAAGCATGTTGAGCCATCAACTGATACAACTGTTAGAAACAGTAATCATTTgcgagatgatgatgaggaaaacCTTGAAGAAAATGCAGCTAGGATGCTGTCATCACGATTTGATCCAAGCTGTACTGGTTTTTCTTCTAATACCAAAGCTTCTGCTTTGTCATCAACTGATGGTTTGTCTTTTCTATTATCATCTGACCATGAATTTGTTGCTCATGGGTCGAACTATGTATCTGGGTCCGAATCTGTTGATATTGCTGGTAGAGTATTGCGACCAAGGAATCAGAATAGAGAAAAGGGCAACTCAAGAAAGCGACGCCATTATTATGAAGTTTTCTCTGGAAACTTGGATGCATATTGGGTGTTGAACCGTAGAATCAAGGTCTTTTGGCCTTTGGACCAGAGTTGGTATTATGGCCTTGTCAGTGGCTATGATAAATTGAAAAAGCTTCATCATGTCAGATATGATGATCGGGATGAGGAATGGATTGATCTCCAAAATGAGAGGTTTAAACTCTTGTTACTCCCTAGTGAAGTTCCAGGAAAACCTCAAAGGAAAAGATCCGCGACGAGAGAAAAGTTCTCTAATGAGGAAAAGGGAAAATCGAAACTGAGCaaagagaagaaagacttgaATATTGAAGATGATAGTTATTTAGGTAACTATATGGACTCGGAGCCCATCATCTCTTGGTTGACCCGATCTACTCATAGGGCAAAGTCTTCTCCTCACCATGCCTTGAAGAAACAGAAGACCTCTGGTCTATCCACTCCAGTGGCATCATCGTTACCTGATGAAGCAGAGGCAGTGAGACATAAGTGTGCAGGAGGGGGTTCACTGAAACAGGATAACAACAACTTATCTGGCAGTTATGCCATACCTGACAAGTTTTCTGGTGGTGGTGGAAGTACTGAGGTGTGTCACGAAGAAGCTAAGCTTTGCAAAGATGAAAAGTTTCGTCTTGTTTATCAGAGGAGGAGGTTTCGCaatgcaagcactcatccattGAGAGGCAATAATCTTTCTACGGGTGTACTGGAATCTGATGGTTCTCTTTGCCCTGTTGTGCTTTTATCGGGGGCTTCAGAAAAGCAAGATTTTTTTTTGGGAGGATTGGACCCTGATAGAAATGTTGAAAGGTTGGGTTGTGTCAAGACTTTTTGGTTGACTGATGTTTCTGGTCTTCTGAAACTGAATCCAGAGCTGGTAGAATCAAGACAGTTCAGGCTTGAGTTCAGTTTGGCAGTGCCTTTTATCAGCAATCATTCATTTGTGGCAGACCATTCTTGGTTCTTCCATGCTGTATTTCTGCTTCATTATGGTACCCTGATAACTACTTGGCCGAGGGTTCAGTTGGAGATGCTTTTTGTTGATAATATAGTTGGCTTAAGGTTTCTCATATTTGAAGGCTGCTTGAAGCGGGCCATAGCATTTGTTTTGCAGGTCCTGGCTGTATTTCATCAACCTACTGAGCAAGGGAAATTTGCTGACTTGCAGTTACCAGTTACTTCCATGAAGTTCAAATTCTCATGCATTGAAGATATCAGGAAGCAGCTTGTTTTTGCTTTTTACAACTTCTCTGAAGTGAAGACTTCAAAGTGGGTGCACCTGGACTATACACTCCGAAGGCATTGTTTGCTTGTGAAGCAGCTACCTCTATCAGAATGCACATATGATAATGTTAAGGCACTTCAAATTGGGTCTAGTCAGTTGCTCACTTCTTCTGTTTACAGAGATCCCATCAGGACCAAG GGCTCAATAAGGAAATCTAGGCATACCAGTCTCATGCGTGTATCTAGAGAACCCACACATGCAAATACCAGTCTGCCCTCTAATTCTGACAAGACTATCAGATGGTTTCCTCCATTTGCTCTTTCTTTTGCTGCAGCTCCTACTTTCTTTCTTGGTTTACATCTTAAGCTGCTTATAGAACATAGGGCGACTTTCAATTTTCAGTGTACAACAGAGCATCAAGAAAATTCTGGTAGTTTACTGGCAGATGACTGCTCTAGTGTGGAGGACTGCTCCAATAGAGGTTCAGAAAACACTCCATATGATTTCAGGGCTTCTTTAAGGGATACTGATTGCAATGAATGCATATCTTGTGTTAAAAAGGATGCACATGCTATTGGAGTCTCTGTAAGCGGAAACTGCTGGAGGAAGCCTCCTTCAAATCACCAAAATGGTGATGTAACTGTTGAAGCTTCTGCCATCTCCAAGGATCATGCAGAATTGGGAAGTGATGCTGTTGCCTCACTGAAGAAGTGGCAATTGCTCCATTCAGAGACCGAAAAAAACGATGTATCACCGAAATCATCAGTTCATGAGTCTAGTATTGGTTCTCAATCTCTTTTGAATAGTCTTACAGTAGAAATTTCATCTGTTAATCAATTTGATAAGCATGTCGAAAAGGAATCACATGGTGCACCTCAATCTGTGGATTTATCTTGGAATATGAATGGTGGTGTAATCCCCAGTCCAAACCCAACTGCTCGCAGAAGTACCTGGCATCGAAATAGAAGTACTTCCACATCTTTTGGGTACCTTGCACATGGATGGTCAGAAGGAAGGGGTGATCTTCTCCAAAATAATTTTAGTAATGGACCAAAGAAGCCAAGGACTCAGGTCTCCTATGCATTGCCTTTTGGAGGTTTGGATTATGGTTCAAAGAATAAAAGCCATTTCCAGAAAGGGATTCCAAATAAACGAATTAGGACTGCAAATGAGAAGAGGTCATTGGAAGTTTCTAGAGGTTCTGGAAAGAATTTAGAGATGCTGTCTTGTGAAGCAAATGTGCTGATAACACTTGGGGACAGAGGGTGGAGGGAATCGGGGGTGCAGATTGTATTAGAGCTTTTTGATCATGAGTGGAAGCTTGCTGTAAAACTCTCTGGTACTACTAGGTATACGTACAAGGCTCATCAATTTCTGCAGCCTGGGTCAACAAACCGGTATACACATGCAATGATGTGGAAAGGGGGTAAAGATTGGATATTGGAATTTGCTGATCGTAGTCAGTGGGCTCTTTTCAAAGAGATGCATGAAGAGTGTTACAACCGGAACATTCGTGCAGCGTTAGTTAAAAATATTCCTATTCCTGGGGTTCGCTTGATAGAGGATAATGACGAAAATGGAATAGAAGTTCCATTTATCCGGAGTTCCAAGTACTTTCAGCAGCTTGAAACTGATGTAGAGCTAGGTTTGGATCCATCAAGGGTGCTTTATGACATGGATAGTGATGATGAGGAGTGGATATTAAAAAATCAAACTTCTTTTGAAGTTGCTATTGGCAGTCCACACAAGATCTTGGAGGAAATGTTTGAGAAGACGATGGACTTGTTTGAGAAGGCTGCATATTCTCAACAACGTGAGCAATTTACATCAGAAGAAATAGAAGAGCTAATTGCTGGGGCAGGCCCAATGAGAGcaataaatattatctatgaGTATTGGCAGCAGAAGAGGCACAAGAGTGGAATGCCTTTAATCCGTCATCTGCAG CCACCACTATGGGAAAAGTATCAGCAACAGGTGAGGGAATGGGAGCTAACAATGTCAAAAAGTAACACTGTCCCCCCTAATGGGTACCATGAGAAATTTGCACCTACAGAGAAGCCTCCCATGTTTGCTTTCTGCTTGAAACCCCGGGGTTTGGAAGTGCCCAACAAGGGCTTAAAACAACGTTCGCAGAGGAAAATCTCAGTTTCTGTTCATGGCAACACCTTCTCAGGATATCATGATGCGTTTCAGAGTTATG GAAGAAGATTAAATGGTTTTGCTTCTGGCGATGAAAAGTTTATGTATCAAGGACATAATTTTGAATCTCTAGATGATTCTCCATTGCCTCAGATATCACCAAGGTATTTTTCACCTCGAGAGGCAGGTGGCAAAGGATATTTTTCAATCAGTGATAGGTATGATAGGTATGATCGGGATCATATCCAGAAACTTCACAGGCGCAAGACAAAGAAACCTGGGGCATTCATTTTTACTAATGATACTCAGATGCATGCAACATATAATCAAAGAATGTTTGACAAGAGAAATAGATATAGTCAGTGGAATGTGGAATCATCTGAGTGGGCAAGCCAGCGGCATCATTACTACTTAGACGGGCCCTCATGTCTAGGTCATGAACAATTTGATGGTTCTGATCTTGACGAGTTCAGGATGCGTGACGCCACTGGTGCAGCTCAGCATGCTCTTAATGTTGCTAAATTTAAAAGAGACAAGGCTCAGAGATTGCTTTATCGGGCAGATCTAGCTATACACAAAGCTGTGGTTGCCCTCATGACTGCCGATGCGATCAAAGCTTCCTCTGGGGACTCAAATGGAGACGGGTAA